A single region of the Bdellovibrio bacteriovorus genome encodes:
- a CDS encoding agmatinase family protein, whose amino-acid sequence MSDKTVKFDPTTTISAEFGIFGIPMTEEESKVVLVPVPWEVTTSYGEGASRGPQIIRQASEQIDLFDIEVGKAYEVGYHMRDFPEDLCAMNDKFKAVAQELIEMRTNLSEDEKKMNSLAAQVNEACEEMSQWVYDQCSDVLKKGKLLGLVGGDHSTPLGAIRAVSDKFKGDFGVLHIDAHADLRKAYQGFKQSHASIMYNVMTDAKKPKKLVQVGIRDFCEEEYDFSNSREDIKTFYDLELKRRMLKGETWEQVCKDIIKELPQNVYISFDIDGLDPAFCPHTGTPVPGGLSVDQVFFLFREVHASGRKIIAFDLNEVSTGGLEEHEVEWDGNVGARILYKMCGWLVKSNA is encoded by the coding sequence ATGTCTGATAAGACGGTGAAATTCGATCCTACCACAACCATTTCTGCAGAGTTTGGAATCTTCGGTATTCCTATGACAGAAGAAGAGTCCAAAGTCGTTCTAGTTCCGGTTCCCTGGGAGGTCACAACTTCTTACGGTGAGGGTGCTTCACGCGGTCCTCAGATCATCCGTCAAGCCAGCGAACAGATCGATCTTTTCGACATCGAAGTCGGCAAAGCTTATGAGGTCGGTTACCACATGCGCGACTTCCCCGAAGATCTTTGCGCGATGAATGACAAATTCAAAGCCGTCGCCCAAGAACTTATCGAAATGCGCACAAACTTGAGTGAAGACGAAAAGAAAATGAACTCTTTGGCAGCGCAAGTAAACGAAGCCTGCGAAGAGATGTCGCAATGGGTTTACGACCAATGTTCTGACGTTCTGAAAAAAGGAAAACTTTTAGGCCTGGTGGGAGGCGACCACTCCACGCCTCTTGGAGCCATCCGTGCGGTGAGCGATAAATTCAAAGGCGACTTCGGTGTTTTGCACATTGATGCGCACGCGGATCTTAGAAAAGCCTATCAAGGCTTTAAACAATCTCACGCTTCGATCATGTACAACGTGATGACAGACGCGAAGAAACCAAAAAAGTTGGTTCAAGTTGGCATCCGTGATTTCTGCGAAGAAGAATACGACTTCAGCAATTCACGTGAAGACATCAAGACATTCTATGACTTGGAACTAAAACGTCGCATGCTGAAAGGCGAAACCTGGGAACAAGTTTGCAAGGACATTATTAAAGAACTTCCACAAAACGTTTATATCTCTTTCGATATCGACGGCTTGGATCCAGCCTTCTGCCCTCACACGGGAACTCCAGTTCCGGGTGGCTTGAGTGTGGATCAAGTGTTCTTTTTGTTCCGCGAAGTACACGCTTCTGGCCGCAAGATCATCGCTTTTGACTTGAATGAGGTTTCCACGGGCGGCTTGGAAGAGCACGAAGTGGAATGGGATGGAAACGTCGGTGCCCGCATTCTTTATAAAATGTGCGGTTGGTTGGTGAAGAGCAATGCTTAA
- a CDS encoding arsenate reductase family protein codes for MLKVYEYAKCSTCVKALKFLDAKKVKYEKLPIVDKAPSQKELKEMLSALKERGGSIRNLFNTSGVMYKEMKLSEKLPNMTEAEAIKLLSENGKLVKRPFVISSETHLVGFKEDEWKKEF; via the coding sequence ATGCTTAAGGTTTACGAATACGCGAAGTGCTCAACGTGCGTGAAGGCACTTAAGTTTTTAGACGCGAAAAAAGTAAAATACGAAAAGCTTCCGATAGTGGATAAAGCTCCTTCACAAAAAGAGCTTAAAGAAATGCTTTCCGCCTTGAAAGAGCGCGGTGGCAGCATCCGTAATCTTTTTAACACTTCAGGTGTTATGTACAAAGAAATGAAGTTGAGCGAAAAGCTTCCGAATATGACGGAAGCTGAAGCCATCAAACTTCTTTCTGAAAATGGTAAACTTGTAAAAAGACCTTTTGTTATTTCTAGTGAAACTCATCTTGTGGGCTTCAAAGAAGATGAGTGGAAAAAAGAATTCTAA
- a CDS encoding mechanosensitive ion channel family protein, with the protein MFEDFQNSKMMHDLQVVAAAGGPWPWVFALIGAILGTLVIKAILKAIAPRLTYITSRTSRQLDDILAACLTSTKSWFIFVWIFVPILHAMNADDRVLALGKALLVFATAFQIALWGLFAIHRWRDNYLKKKTGTNSSTVSAMGIITTVLQGTLIVALVLISLSNLGVNIGALLAGLGVGGIAVALAAQNILGDMFASLSIVLDKPFEVGDFITVGPQMGTVENIGIKTTRVRSLSGEELVFSNRDLLDSRIQNFKRMWKRRVPLRFSVPHTTPLPVIRQIPGWISEIVKRQKDIELERSHLDALGSSSVEFEFVYWVQTPDFNAHMDIKQNILWGIQEKLQSQNVRLALPGQSLYIEALPEVVEKNYAENTPSDPKKTPSGPALDH; encoded by the coding sequence ATGTTTGAGGATTTTCAGAACTCAAAGATGATGCATGATTTGCAAGTCGTTGCAGCTGCCGGAGGTCCTTGGCCTTGGGTCTTTGCACTTATTGGTGCCATCTTAGGAACCTTGGTCATCAAAGCTATTCTAAAAGCCATAGCTCCCCGATTGACTTATATAACTTCGCGCACATCACGTCAGCTTGATGACATCTTAGCCGCCTGTCTGACGTCGACGAAATCATGGTTTATTTTTGTTTGGATTTTCGTTCCGATTCTTCATGCCATGAATGCAGATGACCGAGTGCTTGCCTTAGGAAAAGCTTTGTTAGTTTTTGCAACGGCATTTCAGATAGCTCTTTGGGGATTATTTGCAATCCATCGTTGGCGCGACAATTATCTTAAAAAAAAGACGGGCACAAATTCGAGCACTGTTTCGGCGATGGGTATCATCACGACGGTCTTGCAAGGCACGTTGATTGTGGCTCTGGTGCTTATCAGTTTAAGCAACCTGGGTGTGAATATTGGAGCATTGCTTGCGGGCTTAGGCGTAGGTGGTATCGCTGTAGCCCTCGCCGCCCAGAATATTTTGGGCGATATGTTCGCATCACTTTCAATTGTGCTTGATAAACCTTTTGAGGTCGGCGACTTCATCACCGTTGGACCGCAAATGGGAACGGTTGAAAATATCGGAATTAAAACCACCCGCGTAAGAAGCTTGTCTGGAGAAGAGCTGGTTTTTTCCAATCGAGATCTTTTAGACAGTCGTATTCAAAACTTCAAACGCATGTGGAAAAGACGCGTGCCCTTGCGCTTTAGTGTTCCCCACACAACGCCCCTTCCCGTTATTCGACAAATACCGGGATGGATTTCTGAAATCGTGAAGCGACAAAAGGACATCGAGTTAGAAAGAAGCCATCTTGATGCTTTGGGATCTTCATCCGTTGAGTTTGAGTTCGTGTATTGGGTGCAGACCCCGGACTTCAATGCGCACATGGACATCAAACAAAATATATTATGGGGAATTCAAGAAAAACTTCAGTCACAAAATGTGCGTTTGGCCTTACCAGGGCAATCACTTTATATTGAAGCACTCCCAGAAGTCGTAGAAAAAAATTACGCGGAAAACACTCCATCAGATCCGAAGAAAACCCCGAGTGGTCCGGCTCTGGATCACTAA
- the dinB gene encoding DNA polymerase IV — MRKIIHIDMDCFYAAVEVKFRPELKGKALGIGGPPNTRSVLTTASYEARKYGVRSAMPSSQAVRLCPHLILIPPHFDLYKNESRKVREILERFTNKIEPLSLDEAYLDVTDCQLFGGSATLIAQEIRRLIFTELNLTASAGVAPNKFLAKIASDWKKPNGQFVIRPQDVSAFVKDLPVEKIFGVGKVTAQKMHDLGLHTCGDIQKYTVLELHNWFGSRAQELYDFARGEDNRAVVTEWERKSLTVEETFNQDLQSLEECRRAIPTLYEDFLRRLEKGQYEDRIRGFVVKLKFYDFKQTTHEEVARSVPTKEDFERLLEKAWLRRSVPVRLVGLGVRLGSQKKPSENGDSPQLKFAI; from the coding sequence ATGAGGAAGATCATTCACATTGATATGGATTGCTTTTACGCGGCGGTGGAAGTGAAGTTCCGCCCGGAGCTCAAGGGGAAAGCCTTGGGCATTGGCGGTCCACCCAACACCCGAAGCGTTTTAACGACGGCAAGCTATGAAGCACGCAAGTATGGCGTGCGATCAGCAATGCCGTCTTCGCAAGCGGTTCGTTTGTGTCCTCATCTGATTTTGATCCCTCCTCATTTCGACTTATATAAAAATGAAAGCCGTAAAGTTCGCGAAATTCTTGAAAGATTCACGAACAAGATTGAGCCTTTGTCGCTTGATGAAGCTTATTTAGATGTCACCGACTGTCAGCTCTTTGGTGGCAGTGCGACCTTGATTGCGCAAGAAATCCGTCGACTTATTTTTACGGAGTTGAATCTGACGGCCTCTGCGGGAGTGGCTCCGAATAAGTTCTTAGCAAAGATCGCCAGCGATTGGAAAAAGCCGAACGGTCAATTTGTCATTCGACCTCAAGATGTTTCTGCTTTCGTGAAAGACCTGCCGGTAGAAAAGATTTTTGGTGTGGGGAAGGTGACGGCGCAGAAGATGCACGATCTGGGCTTGCACACCTGCGGTGACATCCAGAAATACACTGTATTAGAGCTTCACAACTGGTTTGGATCGCGCGCTCAAGAACTTTATGACTTTGCACGGGGCGAAGACAATCGCGCCGTCGTGACCGAATGGGAGCGAAAGTCTTTAACCGTTGAAGAAACTTTCAATCAAGATTTACAAAGCCTTGAAGAATGCCGCAGAGCCATTCCGACACTGTACGAAGATTTCTTGCGTCGGCTTGAAAAAGGACAATATGAAGACCGCATTCGTGGCTTCGTGGTGAAATTGAAATTCTATGACTTTAAACAAACCACACATGAAGAAGTCGCAAGGTCGGTTCCTACGAAAGAAGACTTTGAACGTCTTTTAGAAAAAGCCTGGCTTCGTCGAAGTGTCCCTGTTCGCTTAGTGGGCTTAGGCGTGCGTTTGGGATCACAGAAGAAACCTTCAGAGAATGGTGACTCGCCGCAACTGAAGTTCGCGATTTAA
- a CDS encoding lysophospholipid acyltransferase family protein, whose protein sequence is MENIVTGVRGVVKILVFIVIILTFLIWSFVCHFALRSPEKRLKTFSANAKFFSGLIIKAMGLKLLVKNKPADNEKFLLISNHMGFIDIMMLASCTPMVFVTSNEMRETPFLGLLTEMGGCIYVERRSRTRILEEMKTIVNTLKKGFRVVLYPEATSTNGEKVLPFKKTLMMAAAHAGVPIQPVVINFRKINGEDFTLKWRDHVCWYGDIPFATAMWRAATLKSVIGEIEFLEQIHSTPEDDRGVIAEKAHALIASKFVPVKGLPVEDQPPAEMQVDPT, encoded by the coding sequence GTGGAAAATATTGTTACGGGCGTTCGCGGCGTCGTTAAAATTTTAGTCTTTATCGTAATCATTCTGACGTTTTTGATTTGGTCATTTGTTTGCCACTTCGCTCTACGTTCACCTGAAAAACGTTTGAAGACGTTTTCTGCAAACGCAAAGTTTTTTAGTGGTCTGATTATTAAAGCTATGGGCTTAAAACTTCTGGTAAAGAATAAGCCTGCTGACAACGAAAAATTTCTTCTTATCAGTAATCACATGGGCTTCATCGATATCATGATGTTAGCCTCTTGCACGCCGATGGTTTTTGTAACTTCAAATGAAATGCGCGAAACGCCGTTTCTGGGTCTTTTGACTGAAATGGGTGGCTGTATTTATGTTGAGCGCCGCAGTCGCACGCGCATTTTAGAAGAAATGAAAACCATCGTGAATACTTTGAAAAAAGGATTCCGTGTGGTGCTTTATCCAGAAGCGACTTCCACCAATGGCGAAAAAGTTTTGCCATTTAAAAAGACTTTGATGATGGCGGCAGCTCACGCCGGTGTGCCTATTCAGCCGGTCGTCATTAACTTCCGTAAAATTAACGGAGAAGATTTCACCTTGAAATGGCGTGATCATGTTTGCTGGTACGGAGATATCCCATTTGCTACTGCGATGTGGAGAGCGGCGACTTTAAAATCTGTGATTGGTGAAATCGAATTCTTAGAGCAAATTCATTCGACTCCCGAAGATGATCGCGGTGTGATCGCAGAAAAAGCTCATGCGTTGATTGCGTCTAAGTTTGTTCCAGTAAAAGGTCTTCCAGTAGAAGATCAGCCTCCCGCAGAAATGCAGGTAGATCCCACTTGA
- a CDS encoding phosphoenolpyruvate carboxylase: MNPEQLPKELTNLVNWSVTELGKVIKSELGEEGFDRIESLRQYVKTEDGGKLPGLLKIKNDLSHLPRQDQYAVAHAFALMLELINSCESAYRTHRLRQETKVVSEEGHSYGHIVHVLTAHPTESRNPDIIYYFKKIQKLLERHLESEQDKDTEELFALLKITWRIPMSKQRKPSVMDEAEYIYSLALHEDVMRVFIEQSSQKLPFYIRSWVGGDKDGHPGVNEKTLLGSLQMARQFLLQWIQDKFSFFMKDLEPLEHTFGKHQSEMEQLLGLAANMRKLLSQLKRIKPGDSKKTKLLQKTLDQLLEDYRRFLGVESSVLFEIKLLLKVFPGLVVPLELREEASLVHEALKVSSRKSAISRMLQLLGKIASENDPRFYVRGFVMSQTESAKDLIAGVQLVEKYLGKARLPVIPLFESAHSLSSCVNIVEEFLKNSTRRKHIENLWSKKFEVMLGYSDSAKENGSFPSRFLIYSAIRELEKVIKAHGLEPVFFHGSGGSVERGGGSIQEQTEWWPHSALNTVKVTVQGEMIYRNYSSSEILRSQLDRLESARDQSQKREDRFESPRARKDLLTLSQFVQHSYQELLKEPAFLQLIETATPYIFLKDLKLGSRPAKRQGSVDIKHLRAIPWVLCWTQTRILFPSWWGVGSFWKNLNEEGKVHFIRAFVESSLFRSYIKLLGFTLEKVELEIFAMYLHSSELPKEVAEQMVQRFTEEYEQCRLAVREITGEESLLWYRPWLETSIALRSPLIHPLNILQLIALKEKDVTLLRETVTGVASGMLTTG, encoded by the coding sequence ATGAATCCAGAACAACTGCCCAAAGAGCTTACGAATCTTGTGAACTGGTCCGTCACCGAACTGGGAAAGGTGATTAAGTCTGAGCTTGGTGAAGAGGGATTTGATCGTATTGAGTCCTTACGTCAATACGTAAAGACCGAGGATGGTGGAAAGCTACCGGGTCTTCTTAAAATTAAAAACGATTTGAGCCATCTTCCAAGGCAAGACCAATATGCCGTAGCTCATGCCTTTGCTTTAATGTTAGAACTGATCAATTCATGTGAGTCGGCTTATCGAACACACCGTCTTCGTCAAGAGACGAAAGTCGTCTCTGAAGAGGGCCATAGTTATGGTCACATTGTTCATGTTCTGACAGCGCACCCGACGGAGTCGCGAAACCCTGACATCATTTACTATTTTAAAAAGATTCAAAAACTTTTAGAGAGACACTTAGAAAGTGAACAGGATAAGGACACGGAAGAACTGTTTGCTCTTTTGAAAATCACTTGGCGCATCCCCATGTCGAAGCAGCGAAAACCTTCGGTGATGGATGAGGCCGAATATATTTATTCTTTGGCGTTGCACGAAGATGTGATGCGTGTGTTTATTGAACAAAGTTCCCAGAAACTTCCTTTTTATATTCGCTCTTGGGTCGGCGGCGACAAAGACGGCCATCCCGGAGTGAATGAAAAGACTCTTTTGGGAAGTTTGCAGATGGCTCGGCAATTTCTATTGCAGTGGATTCAAGACAAATTTTCCTTCTTTATGAAGGACCTTGAGCCCTTAGAGCATACTTTCGGAAAACATCAAAGTGAAATGGAACAGCTTCTGGGTTTAGCTGCAAACATGCGCAAGCTTCTTTCTCAATTAAAACGAATAAAGCCTGGCGATTCTAAAAAAACTAAATTGCTTCAAAAGACCTTGGATCAATTATTGGAAGACTATCGTCGATTCTTAGGTGTAGAGTCTTCCGTCTTATTCGAGATCAAGCTTTTACTAAAAGTATTTCCGGGGCTGGTGGTGCCGTTAGAGTTGCGAGAAGAAGCCTCGCTGGTTCACGAGGCCCTCAAAGTGTCCTCGCGGAAATCCGCGATTTCCCGCATGCTTCAGTTGCTGGGCAAGATCGCCTCTGAAAACGATCCTCGGTTCTATGTGCGCGGCTTTGTTATGAGCCAAACTGAAAGCGCCAAAGATCTGATTGCCGGTGTTCAGCTTGTGGAAAAGTATCTGGGAAAAGCCCGACTTCCGGTTATTCCACTTTTCGAAAGCGCCCATTCCCTCAGCTCTTGCGTGAATATCGTCGAAGAATTTTTAAAAAATTCCACCCGTCGCAAACACATTGAAAATTTATGGTCGAAGAAATTTGAAGTGATGCTGGGATACTCTGATTCAGCCAAAGAGAACGGATCATTTCCTTCTCGCTTTTTAATTTATTCGGCGATTCGTGAACTGGAAAAAGTGATTAAGGCCCATGGCTTAGAACCTGTCTTTTTTCATGGCTCCGGCGGAAGTGTAGAACGGGGTGGGGGCAGTATCCAAGAGCAAACGGAGTGGTGGCCCCATTCTGCCTTGAACACGGTCAAGGTCACAGTCCAAGGAGAGATGATTTATCGCAATTACAGCTCGTCCGAAATTCTGCGAAGTCAGTTGGATCGACTGGAGTCGGCTCGCGATCAAAGTCAGAAGCGAGAAGACCGCTTTGAAAGTCCGCGCGCCCGAAAGGACCTGTTAACACTTTCTCAGTTCGTGCAGCATTCCTATCAGGAGCTTTTAAAAGAACCTGCCTTCTTGCAGCTGATTGAAACGGCGACACCTTACATCTTTTTGAAAGACTTAAAATTAGGATCTCGCCCGGCAAAGCGACAAGGCTCCGTGGATATTAAGCACTTGCGCGCGATTCCTTGGGTTTTATGTTGGACTCAAACACGGATTCTTTTTCCAAGCTGGTGGGGCGTTGGCAGTTTCTGGAAAAATTTGAATGAAGAAGGAAAGGTTCATTTCATTCGTGCGTTCGTAGAATCGTCTCTGTTTCGTTCTTATATTAAACTTTTGGGCTTCACCCTGGAAAAAGTAGAACTCGAGATATTTGCGATGTATCTGCACTCTTCAGAACTTCCTAAAGAAGTCGCTGAACAAATGGTTCAACGTTTCACCGAAGAATACGAACAATGTCGACTGGCGGTACGCGAAATCACCGGTGAAGAAAGCCTTTTGTGGTATCGTCCTTGGTTGGAAACCAGCATCGCGCTTCGCTCGCCGCTAATACATCCTTTAAATATTCTTCAGCTCATTGCTTTGAAAGAAAAAGATGTCACTTTGCTTCGGGAAACTGTCACCGGTGTTGCCAGTGGCATGTTGACCACGGGATAG
- the ligD gene encoding DNA ligase D — translation MPLREYVKKRDFKITSEPKSTPRRTKKAKDETLMFVVQEHHASHLHYDFRLEFNGVLKSWAVPKGPSHDPKIKRLAVEVEDHPVSYGSFEGVIPEKQYGAGRVYIWDTGTWEPIGSVREGLKKGHLEFKLKGKKLHGQWMLLRTGRPASGNKSQWLLVKRTDEYVIPNDEVVPIEDEKGNVHRSARATSSPLKKKQASPAKRAAKEKKKVKGLPEFIKPMLAELVTDVPEGTRWIHETKFDGYRTQAHFEKGKLKLYTRSGLDWTEKYPGIEKSLKKLSVANAILDGEIVVLDKEGRSDFQKLQNSLKAHEVNSLVFYVFDLLFLDGEDLRDRPLIERKELLKELIEGLNEPLIRYSEHMAGFGKDLFKEACDYQLEGIISKDQDSTYQSRRGSSWVKTKCKLHQEFVIGGYTEGTGARASFGALLLGVYEGDQLRYVGKVGTGFTEKSIEDILKKLSRREQKTSPFDIKSPRERGTHWLKPGLVAEVTFGNWTSDKILRTAVFHGLREDKAAKEIHIEKAKPLKEVLGESSSAKKKTAKKAKVSKRQEVSDEYLRGELSNPDKILYAKEKITKIQVAKFYQDHADLILPHVKDRPLNLLRCPEGTSKQCFFQKHIAGTVPEFITPVSIKEKSGTKAYLTLDSPEGLLALSQMGAFEIHVWGSRREAVEHPDLIVMDFDPGPGTSWKQVVQAVEDLKEILDDLGLKSFLKVSGGKGLHVHIPVAPIYSWDQIKSFSQTLAQEMAHRNPDMYTTTISKKARDKKIFVDYLRNGRGATAVMPYSLRAREKSAVAMPIDWKDLKKIKGPDQFTLEKAIEHLKHRKVDPWKDYFKYNQKISILKPAL, via the coding sequence ATGCCTCTTCGTGAGTACGTTAAAAAACGCGATTTTAAGATTACTTCCGAACCTAAATCCACGCCTCGCCGGACAAAGAAGGCTAAGGATGAGACACTGATGTTTGTTGTGCAAGAGCATCATGCCTCTCATCTGCATTATGATTTTCGGTTAGAGTTTAATGGAGTTTTAAAAAGTTGGGCGGTTCCCAAGGGACCATCACACGATCCCAAAATCAAACGTCTGGCAGTGGAAGTTGAGGATCATCCGGTTTCTTATGGTTCCTTCGAAGGCGTCATTCCTGAAAAACAATACGGGGCCGGGCGCGTTTACATCTGGGATACAGGCACATGGGAGCCTATCGGGAGCGTGCGCGAAGGTCTTAAGAAAGGACACCTGGAATTTAAACTTAAGGGTAAAAAACTGCATGGACAGTGGATGCTTTTAAGAACGGGGCGTCCCGCAAGTGGCAACAAATCTCAATGGCTTTTAGTAAAAAGAACTGATGAATACGTAATTCCAAATGATGAGGTCGTTCCCATTGAAGATGAAAAGGGGAATGTTCATCGTTCAGCACGAGCGACTTCATCACCTTTAAAAAAAAAGCAGGCAAGCCCCGCCAAAAGAGCAGCCAAAGAAAAGAAAAAAGTAAAAGGGCTGCCTGAGTTCATTAAGCCCATGCTGGCGGAATTAGTGACTGACGTTCCGGAAGGCACAAGATGGATTCACGAAACGAAATTTGACGGCTATCGAACCCAAGCCCATTTCGAAAAGGGAAAGTTGAAGCTTTACACTCGAAGTGGTTTGGATTGGACCGAAAAATATCCTGGTATTGAAAAGAGTCTTAAAAAACTTTCCGTCGCCAACGCCATCTTAGATGGCGAAATCGTCGTTTTAGATAAAGAAGGCCGAAGTGATTTCCAGAAACTTCAAAATTCTTTAAAAGCTCACGAAGTGAATAGCCTTGTTTTTTATGTTTTCGACCTGCTTTTCTTAGACGGTGAAGACTTAAGAGACCGTCCTTTGATCGAACGAAAAGAACTTTTAAAAGAACTCATCGAGGGTCTTAATGAACCTTTGATTCGCTATAGTGAACATATGGCAGGCTTCGGAAAAGATCTTTTTAAGGAAGCCTGTGATTATCAGCTCGAAGGTATTATTTCAAAGGACCAAGATAGCACTTATCAATCCCGCCGTGGCAGTTCTTGGGTTAAAACCAAGTGCAAGCTGCACCAAGAGTTCGTCATCGGGGGATACACTGAAGGAACGGGCGCGCGTGCGTCCTTTGGCGCCCTGCTTTTAGGAGTCTATGAAGGCGATCAGCTTCGCTATGTTGGAAAAGTCGGAACGGGGTTTACAGAAAAATCAATCGAAGACATTCTAAAAAAACTATCGCGAAGAGAACAAAAGACATCTCCCTTTGATATTAAATCTCCTCGTGAAAGAGGCACGCATTGGTTGAAGCCAGGGCTGGTTGCCGAAGTGACCTTCGGGAATTGGACTTCCGATAAAATTCTAAGAACCGCGGTCTTTCATGGCCTGCGAGAAGATAAAGCCGCTAAAGAAATTCATATTGAAAAGGCGAAGCCATTAAAAGAGGTTTTAGGAGAGTCTTCTTCAGCTAAGAAAAAAACCGCCAAGAAGGCCAAGGTTTCTAAGCGACAAGAGGTCTCTGATGAATATCTTCGAGGAGAGCTCTCAAATCCCGATAAGATTCTTTATGCTAAGGAAAAGATAACGAAAATTCAGGTCGCTAAATTTTATCAGGATCATGCGGATCTTATTCTTCCGCACGTGAAAGACCGGCCTCTCAATCTTTTGCGTTGCCCCGAGGGGACCTCGAAGCAGTGCTTTTTCCAAAAGCATATTGCTGGAACAGTGCCCGAGTTTATCACTCCGGTCAGCATTAAGGAAAAAAGCGGCACGAAGGCGTACCTGACCTTGGATTCGCCGGAAGGACTTCTAGCACTTTCACAAATGGGTGCTTTTGAAATTCACGTGTGGGGATCCCGCCGAGAAGCTGTGGAACATCCCGATCTTATCGTCATGGATTTTGATCCGGGACCGGGGACCTCGTGGAAGCAAGTTGTTCAAGCCGTCGAAGATTTAAAGGAAATACTAGACGATTTAGGATTAAAAAGTTTTCTGAAAGTATCGGGAGGCAAAGGTTTGCACGTCCATATTCCGGTGGCACCGATTTATAGCTGGGATCAGATCAAGTCTTTTTCGCAAACTTTGGCGCAGGAAATGGCTCATCGAAATCCCGATATGTATACAACAACTATTTCTAAAAAGGCCCGGGATAAAAAGATTTTCGTAGATTATCTTCGTAACGGTCGTGGAGCAACAGCGGTGATGCCATATTCGCTTCGTGCGCGAGAAAAGAGTGCCGTGGCAATGCCGATTGACTGGAAGGATTTAAAAAAGATCAAAGGGCCCGATCAATTTACCTTAGAGAAAGCTATTGAACACCTTAAACATCGCAAGGTCGACCCTTGGAAGGACTATTTTAAGTACAATCAAAAAATCTCGATCTTAAAGCCGGCTCTATGA
- a CDS encoding Ku protein, translating to MRSNIWKGSISFGLLNIPVSLQSAQQDRDIHFSLLDGKDLSHIQYRKINAKTGREVPYDRIVKGFEYKSGQYVVMNDTDFDRANPKATKTIDIEDFVLLDEIDTMLFEKPYYLAPQKGAEKGYFLLKEALEHTKKVAVAKIVIRTKQHLCAIMARGDYLVLELLRFAHAVKDIKEVDYMKEVNKKVNFSDRELKMAEDLIKGMTSKWKPEKYKDTYYEDLMKRIQAKVKQGKGKFIEEAPKEERVEESTNVVDLLPLLRKSIEAKNKKERTSSRAPTKRAANASRR from the coding sequence ATGCGTTCAAATATTTGGAAGGGCAGTATCAGCTTCGGTCTTTTGAATATTCCCGTTTCACTGCAAAGTGCCCAGCAGGACAGAGACATCCACTTCTCACTTCTAGACGGAAAAGATCTTTCCCATATTCAATATCGAAAGATCAACGCTAAAACCGGCCGTGAAGTCCCCTATGACCGTATCGTCAAAGGCTTTGAATACAAATCGGGTCAATACGTCGTCATGAACGACACGGATTTTGATAGAGCCAATCCCAAAGCAACAAAGACCATTGATATCGAGGATTTTGTTTTGCTTGATGAGATCGATACGATGCTTTTTGAAAAACCCTACTACTTGGCTCCGCAAAAAGGCGCCGAGAAAGGCTACTTCCTTTTAAAAGAAGCTTTAGAGCACACTAAAAAAGTGGCCGTCGCTAAAATCGTTATCCGCACAAAGCAACATCTATGCGCCATCATGGCGCGTGGAGATTATCTTGTCTTGGAGCTTTTGCGTTTTGCCCACGCCGTGAAGGACATTAAAGAAGTCGATTACATGAAAGAAGTGAATAAAAAAGTGAACTTCAGCGATCGCGAACTGAAAATGGCCGAGGATTTAATCAAGGGTATGACTTCCAAATGGAAACCCGAAAAATACAAAGACACTTACTATGAAGACTTAATGAAGCGGATTCAGGCCAAGGTGAAACAAGGTAAAGGTAAATTTATCGAAGAAGCTCCGAAAGAAGAGCGTGTGGAAGAGTCTACGAACGTCGTCGACCTTTTGCCTCTTTTAAGAAAAAGTATCGAAGCCAAAAACAAGAAGGAAAGAACTTCTTCCCGTGCGCCGACGAAGCGTGCGGCTAACGCCAGTCGGAGGTAA